Proteins encoded by one window of Branchiostoma floridae strain S238N-H82 chromosome 6, Bfl_VNyyK, whole genome shotgun sequence:
- the LOC118418062 gene encoding ribonucleoside-diphosphate reductase subunit M2 B-like (The sequence of the model RefSeq protein was modified relative to this genomic sequence to represent the inferred CDS: added 56 bases not found in genome assembly) — MSSRSPEGAATDGTQAEKAAEFSRGEGFHLLGEKDRSGSDSGISDSSSVGNCDCVAMATDEADEPLLKPNPHRFVVFPIRYHDMWDFYKKAQASFWCAEEVDLGKDVTDWCNLKPSERQFLSHVLAFFAASDGIVNENLVERFCQEVQVPEARCFYGFQVAMENVHSEMYSLLIDTYIRDPAERERLFRAVETMPCVRRKAAWALQWISSKDASFGERLVAFAAVEGVFFSGSFAAIFWLKKRGLMPGLTFSNELISRDEGLHCEFACLLFKHLRHPPSPDRVAQIIRQAVSIEQEFLTEAMPVAMIGMNGSLMKTYIEFVADRLLLELGCPKLYSAENPFDFMENISLQGKANFFEKRVAEYQRASVLTPQDMRHGFTLDADF; from the exons GCTGCAGAGTTCTCCCGTGGTGAAGGATTCCACCTTCTGGGGGAAAAGGACCGGAGCGGCAGCGACTCGGGAATTTCTGACAGCTCCTCTGTTGGAAACTGTGACTGT GTTTGTGGTTTTCCCCATCCGTTATCACGACATGTGGGACTTCTACAAAAAGGCGCAAGCCTCGTTCTGGTGTGCAGAAGAGGTGGATCTTGGGAAGGACGTGACGGACTGGTGTAACCTGAAACCATCGGAGCGGCAGTTCCTGTCCCACGTGCTGGCGTTCTTCGCTGCCAGCGACGGGATCGTCAACGAGAACCTGGTAGAGCGCTTCTGCCAGGAGGTGCAG GTCCCGGAGGCGCGGTGTTTCTATGGTTTCCAGGTTGCCATGGAGAACGTGCACTCGGAGATGTACAGCCTGCTGATCGACACGTACATCCGTGACCCGGCGGAGCGAGAGCGGCTGTTCCGTGCGGTGGAGACGATGCCGTGTGTGCGCAGGAAGGCTGCCTGGGCGCTGCAGTGGATCTCCAGTAAGGACGCCAGCTTCGGCGAGCGGCTGGTCGCCTTCGCAGCCGTGGAGGGCGTGTTCTTCTCAGGCTCGTTCGCTGCCATCTTCTGGCTGAAGAAACGCGGCCTGATGCCCGGCCTGACCTTCTCTAACGAACTAATTAGTCGTGACGAGGGCTTGCACTGCGAGTTTGCCTGCCTGTTGTTTAAGCACTTGCGGCACCCGCCCAGCCCGGACAGAGTGGCACAGATCATCCGCCAGGCGGTGAGCATCGAGCAGGAGTTCCTGACGGAGGCCATGCCTGTGGCCATGATCGGGATGAACGGCAGCCTCATGAAGACTTACATCGAGTTCGTGGCCGACCGGCTGCTACTCGAGCTCGGCTGTCCAAAGCTCTACTCCGCGGAAAACCCGTTTGACTTCATGGAGAATATCTCCCTGCAGGGGAAAGCAAACTTCTTTGAGAAGAGGGTGGCGGAGTACCAGAGAGCCAGCGTTTTAACGCCGCAGGACATGAGGCATGGCTTCACGTTAGACGCAGACTTCTAG